The window GTGTTGCGATTTTTTCCAACATCTTTTGTGTTAAGGAGACTCTTTAGAGcccatataaataaatattaagttgggATTTGCagaggaaaaattttcatatgGAAAAAGATGGGATACTACCACATAATATGTGAGTGTTTTAGTGAAGTTGGTAATTTTCGACAAAAATTCTTGAGTGTGTACACCCAACTCGAGCCTTCCAAATTCTCCCTTAGACTACTTGTCTAATAAAAATCAAAGTGTTGAAAGTGCTAAGAGATTAAGTTTTATAGTTAAGATAGTAGAtggatgaaattgaatcaaccaggattttcaattcaatgaatatcttggatatttttttaaagaaaaaacttcGAAAGtcttgtttagttttttttttaactaagtATTTTTGTACCTTGTTTCAATATCGATCCAACTTTAATTAGAATTGATCCACCtttaattgtataaattttcaagaattGGATTGAAGTTTTTCCTTCCCATTTAAatcaaaaattgatattttagggTTAAAGGGAGACTCCAATGACCATCACACACTCATCCATTGAGCTTCTCTTCCATTCTATGTGTGGATGTGTTTGTTTCTCAATAGCACccaacacattttaaagttaaaaacaattttggattGGATTTTGTTTCAAAGCATTTATTTGGTTCTTCCATCTATTTTCCCTTGTTATTAAGTTGGACAAAACTCATCTTCTTCTTGTATGGACTTAAGAAGAGGTCATGATTGAGCCTAGTGTAGACTCCAAGTTTGCTTCAGAAGAGGGCTAGTAGTTAAAGTTGAAATATGCTAGTCAAATAATTCAAGAAGAATCAATGGACTTAAGTTAGATAAAACTTTATActcaattattgttttttatagtGAATGTTTTCAATTGCTTGTAAATATGTGCTTTTTCacctttttgaaaatttcacattaaattatgattttattgtattactctctctatctctcttctttaataaatttcttGTGTTTATCTTGGCTTAAAAAACTCAAATCTTTTAATGAGTAAATTAGTTGAGAATTTGagtatttaatctttaaaatagTTTGATATAATTTCCAACttcttttttaaagaaaaagatattTGGATTTATATGTAGTGCAATTGAAAGTTATTATAAATCTTAAACGAGAAATGTTGCTACATTTGTATGTTAATTACTTTGTTTAACTTATTAGGAGAGCATCAACGCATCCATTCTTACATGTGATTTGGTTTGATTGTGGAATAGAATTgacaaagtaaaataaaaacattaaatatttcaagGTTGTGATTTACATTAAGGGTTATTATCAATTCAAATTGTTGTAAAACATTCATCCTCCTCTAGGTGTAATTCATATCTaagattcatatatatatatataagcaaaCCATGCACTTAAGGCCTGACTCAAATGGTAAAGGGATGAGGAAGGtttgtggaaggttctagattcaacttcattactctcattaatcctataggctttaaggatactatttctatcatcaaaagtgagataattatcccaccaacccttaagctgtcctgtaaacccagcaacaatggtctgagctacaacatgatctggcagtctattgtatatatatatatatataaaagatatcatttaaataatttttcatgtgGATGTAAGATACGAGGAGAAATGATTTAGTTTATTCTGTTGTTAAGAAACATGTCTTACAAAAAAGGTCTAACAAGATTACTACAATCACCTCCTTCACCTTCAGTTAAAGAGTTTGGAGGGAAACCTTCCACCATTACATTCCATAACTAGAATATGGAAAATGCATTCATTCAACTCAATTCTCTTTAGAACATGCAATATTTTCTTCTCATATCTCGGTGACTGGTTGATTTTGACAGAAAATCGTGACCATTTTCTGTCATTGATTCAGGAGATGTCGGTTCTGGAGAGATGTGAGCCATTGATTAATGAAGTATTAAGTATTGCTTCCCTTCCTCATACTCCCATGATCTTCTATCCTTATATATCCAGCTCCAGTCCATGCAATCCATCAAGAATTACAAGGTTAAGTTCCAAATATTGATGGTGGTGCATCATAGACCATGAGGATCAGTCATGCAACATTTCATGTTATCAATGGAATATCAGACATCAAACAGTCcaataaaaactattatcatGCTATTTCATTTGCTAAACCGACCTCCTGAATGCGTGCATAGACAAAGCCACCATCAAGCAACTGTTTTCACGGCATAGCATAGACAACATCAAGTACTTAAAGATAGATCCATACTTTCATTCAAACACTTGGTGAATCAAACAATCAGTAATTAACATTAGTACAACAGATGCAGCCTAGGACAGTTGTGGGGGGTGGTTTCAAAACAGTGTTTTGGGAACCCCTGCTACGCTAGTAAATTGAGTCTTACTATCTTTCCCTGCGATACCAATGTCATTCTCATGCAGGAGTTTAGCAAGTTTGGTACAAAGAGCAAAGTTGCCTATTATTTTAGGACAAAACAGCACATCAGCAACTTGCTACAGATTCCCAGCACAAAAAATAATCTGAGAATGATTTACCTATACTTCCTTGATGAGAAGAACAAAGATCAGAGTATCATTGACTGTCCTGAGGTGATGAACGATTGCCCAAACCACAGCTAGTTGGTCCGTTCTCCCATAAACAAACAAACCatcaaactttcaaacatgCTCATATATATCAACACTGGGATACTAGAGAAATATCAGCACCATCTCCTTTTGGACAACTGATTTAATACTGGTCCAAACATCTCAATTGCTCAAAACTTTGTTTTCTAATAAAGGCAAAACAGTCATGCAGAAGCCACAAGGTGAATCCAAGCCTCGAGGAACTTCAACCTCAATTGTTTATATGGCTTCCCTGGATGAAGGCAAGGAGGGccaaggaagagagagaagcaGGTGAAGAGCAtaaagaaatgttttttttgtcaacccaaaatattaaataatttgttttttaaaaggcAACTATGGGAAGAGACATCCATTCTCAAAAATCCTAAGTAGGGCCACTCCATCTCAAACCTAGCCCTGTTGTGATTACTAGACTATTTGAAAGCAACTTAACAGTCGCCCATTCTGGAGAAATGGAAGCCGGATTCAGGGTTAATCTATGATCCAATTCCAAATTTCAACCAAACACAAAAAGCAATAGGCAAATCATAATGAAAAATCAGTGATTAGATATGTTGGTTTGACAATTCTTGGAAATATCTGTCATAATACTCTAGCAAGAAGGTAATCATATATTAGTCCACTATGATAAAATATCAACAGTCAAACATAATACCTTTGTGAATGGTCTAAATTTCTGTGGCTCATTGCTCAACTCTATTGATGGCTTAAGCAGTACAAAATGGTTATTGCATTGATTcctactttctttctctttgtgGTTCACTTTGTATACTTCTAGGGCAGATGGTTATTGCATTCATTCAATCCTTTTTGTGTATAAACAAAATTTGACAGTATGCATACAGATACAATGTGCACCTATTAACACTTTATTACCTAAAAATTGATGAAACATGAATATAGACTGATGGTTTACAGAAAAATGTATAATCTGATTTTCCACCACCGCAGTGAATGTTTTGCCTGTTTAGGTGTCATTTCTCGATTGTTTACCCATCTTCCTTGACTGATAGTTCCCTAGTGTTGGGTTGGGTATAAAGGGTTACCTCCATGAGGCCATGCACCCTTTAGGAGGGACATCACATCCCTATTCATAAAAGACATGCTGAAAAAATGATGGCATAAGTGAACGCTAAGTGAAGTTGCAATAGATATAATGGAGTGGGTAGACATATAGGCAGAAATCTTAGGACACGTTTATCTAAATATCAAATTGAAGAAGATGGCAAACGTCTACTTGACACATAAATCTCCATCACATAACAAAATGATCTTTAACATTTGCCTTGAGAAGATGCTACTCCGAGTAACACTACATTGTTCTCTAGGAATATTCTTTAGAATGCTAGGTCAACTAACAAAATTATAGTAATCAATACATTTCATAGTTTGATAATTTAGCATTCTTTGTTGTCAAAATCACATTATTTTTGAAAGCTTTGTAGGTGTAGTTGAGAGTATCAAAACATGTTATCAGACCAAATTCAAAAGAGACACTCATGAACCAACATATATCTAATGACCCCTCAACAAAACTGAAAACAAACAGCCCAATAAAGTTAAGAACTATCATTTTAGCTCTAGTATAGTTTGGTTGATTGATATGTGATGGAACACATCAAAACGATAAAGGGCATGAAATTGGCAActataagttattttatatcCAGAAGAACCATAAACAGAGAGATTTATAAGTTATGAAGCattacattcaaaattttcagtTGATTCAAGCTCAACCATCAGACATCAACACAGATTTAGACAGATGATgagattcaagaaaaaaaagtcaACATTGTTTGGTTCCAACATCAAGAAATAGAACAGAACATAAACCCCAGCTAAATTCATCAAAATGTTCAATTAGCAACTCCAATTCAAATTCTAGACATAATGGTCAACAAGAAAATCAAAGTAAACCCTAAGTTCCTAACACCAAGTATAGAATCAAGGATGTAGTTTTAAACCCAAACCTTGAGAAGAGTTTTACAAAGACAGTATAACTAATCTGAAGGTATCCTCCAAAATAAGAAGAAAGTAACTCTTTCAGAGAACTCCCAAGAAATTCAAATACTCTCAACAGTCTCCAGATTCTAAGAGAGAGCCCCAAGGAAGCCAAGATTTCCAAAATCAGTTAGTGGAATTTAGAGAAATCAGCCAGTTTGCTTGTGAAGCATATTAAAATCCTGTAATCAAAGGCAGTGCCTACTAGAAGATTGATATTATGCTAATAAAGAAGAGTACAGAAACATGCTCTACACTATGGTAAATGTTTAAATTTACGACTCTCGAGTGAAATTGAGAATTATAACCTGATAAATCACTTGTTGCATTTTGTGATGGATCTTTTGTCTTGACAAACTCAATCAATTGGTTGTatgactataaaaaaataaaaaaataaaaaaataaaaaaacctattcAAACTTCAACCCCATCTCCAAAAAATCACTTCAAAGTTCATTAATATCCCCCTATGTTTGGGTAAACCTTTCCCTTCCAATTGATACAGCTTCCTTACACATCTGTATGATAGTTTCAACTTTCAAGTTCCACTTCCAAATTCTTTGCCTACAAAAGAAAATACTCATAAATGATTACATCCAAAAACAAAGCTATCATGGATGACAttgaaatgttattttttttaatcagagaCATTTCAATGTTATGAAGTATGTCAAAACATTCAAGTAGCTTTCTGGAGTGATGCATACAGAGCTTATAATAGAATGTTATAAATCCATGATTGACAATACTCAGACATTAACTCCAATTTATAGGAATAGCATCCTAGGACAATGGATAATAAATTTCAATGTTTGACTGGAAATCTAAGTCTACTTGAAGTGATAACAAGTTGCAAAACTCCAATTATGCATCTTTCATGTGAAAGAAACagataaaaagaaagaacaagTTGAAGGCGACTCAACAACCAACCTGTTTTTGACCATACaaacaaaaatgaatataactagtaatatttaatagaaaaccACATTagtcaaataaacaaaaaaaataataatccaGACAAAATCCAGGCAAGGATGTAGCACTTTAGTGAAATATGTAATCAACTGAAGACAAATGGAGACACAATCCAAGAATTTATAAAACTGCATCAACAGCCTTGACCAGTCTCTTGTAGCCCTCCACATTATTTAACTCATAACAAACTTTTGTCCTATATGTTTGCCAAAACTACTTTTTCAGCTGCAAAAGTCGCACTAGCCTTCAAGGAGGTTATTGACACATCCTCATCATACAATTCTGTTACAAATGGAGATTGTTCCCTGATTCCCATTTCATATTGTTTGGAAGGCCGGTAGCACATCCTCATCATACAATTCTGTTATGACTGCAGATTGTTCCCCGATTCCCATTTCAAATTGTACTCAGGAATTTCTGTCCATATGAAATGATACAACACAGTATGGAGGACACTTGATTGAGGTGATCTTATAGCCAGTGGTGCAAAGCTCACCagagaaaatttgatatttgCATCTTGGTGATTTGAGTCAGAGCTTATGTCTTGAGGCCTCTAAGTTTCTTAGGGCATGGAACAGTTATTAGATTTGAGCCTTATGGGATGCAATATTAGGTCATTTGGGTTTCTTCAGTTTCAacaatattctttttttcagGAAATGTTTTGGACTAAAGAAATGGTTTTAAGTACATAATGGATCTTCTGCAAGGGCAAAGCAACCATAGGCACTCTCAGCATAAGTGAGACTTGTgcataataataaaagaaaccaaTAGAAAGTGCAGAGAGAACATAGGAAAACCAAGAGTTATCCTTCTACCTAAAGAGAAATAGGATTTTTTCCACTCATCTAATCTTTGCGAAATTCTCTCAATCATTGGATCCCAAAAAACACCCACCTTTGGGTTCCCCCCTGTTGAACTCCCACATAAGAAATAGATCAATCCGACGCTTTGCAATCAAGCACCAATGCCATCCTATTGAGTTGACCCTAAACAATgttaattaaattcaatttattccCTATGAAGATTTTGGGTaatgatatcatattttaaCATAAACCACAAacacaaattaaataagaacATCTATAGTTAGAATattgaaacaaaacataattgtCATAGATCAAATACTAATTCACAATGCAAAAGTCAAATAACAAAAATCCTCGAGAAACATCTTGACATAAACTGATAAAGGACTAGTCAAATATCCTATTGTTCATTCACTCAATGGTGTCTGAAGATTATCTTTTAACTTTAGTAGGACATTTGCGACGATTGTGCCCCTCTTGTTTACATATTCCACACCAAATTTTGCCACTTGATTCCCTCTGACCTATTTCATTCCTTATCGTTGATAATCTCGGACGCCCCTTCCGTCGTAAGAGTGTTGGGTTTGAATGAACAACAGGAAAGTCATATGTTGGCCAATAGGCTTCATGTGGAATGGGATTAAACTGGGGGGTATAACAACTTTCGTATGCATCCAACTTATAATATTTGTCAACTAACTCCCAACCATCAATCTTTGCATAGGTGCAAACAGCTAGCACATGAGAACAAGGGATGCCAAATGACTGCCATTTGTTACAAGTACATGTACCTTCTTTTAGCTTGACGATTTGCttattttttcccttatttatATGAGACCCATGGACATTAGTAGACACTTCAAATACCTCATTCCTTTTATCAAAGATTGCAACCATGTGTCCACTAGCCTTTGCCTCATAATTTGCAACTTTATTAATGGCATGTGCAGTATACTTACCTCCATTCACAATTTGAGCTTGTATTTCTGCCCGACGAATCTCATAGTAGTCGACACAATGATAGAAAATCATTTGAACAACTGCAGTGATAGGCAACATTTGGGCACCCTTTAACACCTTGTTTATGCATTCATCAACATTTGTGGTCATCAACCCATATCGATATCCCTCATCATATGCCTGAGTCCATTTCTTCATGTCTAACTTCGCAAACCATCCAACACACTTATCTTCCAACTGATTTAGCTCCTCCATACAACGTTGAAACTTTCGCGACTGATGTTGACACCCAGCTTTATATACCAAGTCCTTTAGAACCTTGTTCTTGTACTTCTCATAAAAGTTATTTGCCACATGCCTAAGGCAATAACGATGGTGGGCATGAGGTGGGTTCCATCCAACTCTAGGATCCTTCACAGCTTCATCTATTCCCACATGACAATTAGAAATCAAGCATATCCCTTCTCTTTGAGTGACATGAGTCCTTATTGCAGTCAAAAACCAAGACCAACTATCCACAGATTCCTCCTCAACAATTGCAAAAGCAAGGGGGAATATATTGTCATTGGCATCCATAGATGTTGCAATCAAAAGCTTCCCTTTGTATTTTCCATACAAGAAGATAGCATCAATTTGTATTAATGGTCTACAATGCTTGAATCCTTCAATACTAGCCCCAAAGGCCCAAAATACACGTATCAAGCGTACATTGTCATGGCTGCCTCCTATTGTTGATGTCTTCCAATCAACCTTTGTCCCAGGATTAGTTATTTTAAGGATGTTCATCCATTTGGGTAAAAGATGGTAAGATTCATCCCAATCACCAAACACTCTTTCAATTGCTTTCTTCCTTGCCTCCCAAACCTTTCTATAATGAACATCATAACCAAATTTACCTTTAACTATCTGATGCAATGCTGCAATGGATATGTTCGGATCCCTTTGAACAACATTTTGTATCTCCCTTGCAATCAATGTCGAGTCCAGCTGAGAGTGATCCTCTGATAGTTTAGGATAAACACAAGTGTGAGAATTAGTATACTTTGTTATTTCAAACATGTCATGGGTTTTAAGACGACATGCACGTAACCTCCATTTGCAACCTTCATTCCACTTCCTACACTTGACTGCCCATAAATTTGGCTCAGATTCAGTCACAATCATTTGTTGATTCTTATGTATCAAATAACGCTTTACAGCATACTGTAAATCTGCCTTACTCTTAAACCTCAATCCCTTAAACAAATCATTCGATTCACTCCACAATCCACTACATGTTGTGAGGGTCTTAGCACATCTAGCATTTATTGTATCCCAATTCAATTCTTTAGACATTAGGGAAGAGACTTCATGCTCACCACCAAGTGAAGTTACCTCCTTTGTAGGAGAATCAGTATCCACATTATCCTCATCATCCTCATTATCCTCATCTTCATCAAATAATTTCACATCAGCATCATCATTTCCAGCCGGGATATCAATGAAGTTTTTAGCCGCCATCATAACTGAATCGGTCACCGTTTTCAAATTCATCCCAATTTTAAGCTCAACATTGTCATCATAACTATGCACAATCCTAGGAGAGGTTGCACTATTAGAGCCCAAAGGGGACGTGTTCTCCTCTTTCATTTGCATGCTAGGACCAGCAACTTCAATATGCATTGGTCTAGTGTAGCTAATTGACACTGATTGGTGATCTCTTGGAGATGTCTCTAAGTACATTTCAATGGTACTTCGTGGTGAGGATTGTGTCACAGCATTGAACATTACCCTTACATCACCATCATCTCCAATAGGCACTTGTTCATAGTTAATGCTCCCATTAGCAACACAAATTGGATATCGGAAAATCATTCTTAACTTAATGCAAGTGCGATCAATTGACAAGGCATGACATATATTCGTCTCCAACTCATCATATGTTTTTATATTGCTAATTAAAATAGCCTTTCTAGGAGGACAACTATAACACACTCCATTTGGACGATCAATAATTTCACCATTCATATAACACAATACGGTGGTGTGGCTGCCCATTTTCGTACCTAACATTTACAAAAACATGAAAGTTATGAGTTTCAGTGAACAATATAAGATATCCACTTATCCAAGGAAATATCTTTTCTAAAACatcatatatttaataataaaaaataatgtattcaTTTGAAAGCACTCAACAACCAAAAATTTAAACTCTTGAATCCAATGAGGTTTTACATTTCCAAACAATCACAATATCAAACCCAAAATCTAAACTTCCCAAAAATTTTGCAAAATCACAATATTAAATTCAAACAAGAATTCAAGAAAAAAGAGGGgggaaaacaacaaaattttgaaatcctaAATATCAAACAGATCCAACTTACCATCCCATGAAATATGTTCAGATCTATAAATTTGTAATCAGAGTTAGATCAAATATTCAAAGCTAGTGACTTAGATTGCATCTAAAAAAGCATTGTTAAAAATTTTCTGTTTAATACAAAGATTTAAACGGTCAaccataataacaataaattactAGATTATATTCCAGACATGAATTAAGTATGAATGACAAAAGACCATAAAATAAGATGCAGCATATAGTTCAATGATTAAAAACCAAATAATGCAGAACAATCCCCATCATCTTTTAGCTTCATGGAGGTAGGATCTTTGGCAAAGCACGGAGAATAGATCTTAAAGAGTGCTAAAGAAGAGAAGTACTCACATAAGAACAGAAATATAAGAACAAATAGAGACAataagagagagggagagagagaaagagaggaacAAGACTATCCAAGTccaaattttttgataaataataatatcctA of the Vitis vinifera cultivar Pinot Noir 40024 chromosome 10, ASM3070453v1 genome contains:
- the LOC104880500 gene encoding uncharacterized protein LOC104880500, giving the protein MGSHTTVLCYMNGEIIDRPNGVCYSCPPRKAILISNIKTYDELETNICHALSIDRTCIKLRMIFRYPICVANGSINYEQVPIGDDGDVRVMFNAVTQSSPRSTIEMYLETSPRDHQSVSISYTRPMHIEVAGPSMQMKEENTSPLGSNSATSPRIVHSYDDNVELKIGMNLKTVTDSVMMAAKNFIDIPAGNDDADVKLFDEDEDNEDDEDNVDTDSPTKEVTSLGGEHEVSSLMSKELNWDTINARCAKTLTTCSGLWSESNDLFKGLRFKSKADLQYAVKRYLIHKNQQMIVTESEPNLWAVKCRKWNEGCKWRLRACRLKTHDMFEITKYTNSHTCVYPKLSEDHSQLDSTLIAREIQNVVQRDPNISIAALHQIVKGKFGYDVHYRKVWEARKKAIERVFGDWDESYHLLPKWMNILKITNPGTKVDWKTSTIGGSHDNVRLIRVFWAFGASIEGFKHCRPLIQIDAIFLYGKYKGKLLIATSMDANDNIFPLAFAIVEEESVDSWSWFLTAIRTHVTQREGICLISNCHVGIDEAVKDPRVGWNPPHAHHRYCLRHVANNFYEKYKNKVLKDLVYKAGCQHQSRKFQRCMEELNQLEDKCVGWFAKLDMKKWTQAYDEGYRYGLMTTNVDECINKVLKGAQMLPITAVVQMIFYHCVDYYEIRRAEIQAQIVNGGKYTAHAINKVANYEAKASGHMVAIFDKRNEVFEVSTNVHGSHINKGKNKQIVKLKEGTCTCNKWQSFGIPCSHVLAVCTYAKIDGWELVDKYYKLDAYESCYTPQFNPIPHEAYWPTYDFPVVHSNPTLLRRKGRPRLSTIRNEIGQRESSGKIWCGICKQEGHNRRKCPTKVKR